A genomic region of Chryseobacterium sp. KACC 21268 contains the following coding sequences:
- a CDS encoding nucleoside deaminase: MFTDDYFMKMAFQEAQLALEKDEVPIGCVIVSNNRVIAKSHNLTETLNDVTAHAEMQAITSGANFLGGKYLQNCTMYVTLEPCVMCAGALSWSQITKVVIGARDEQRGFINKGLSLHPKTEVVTGIMENECSEIVKMFFKNKR, encoded by the coding sequence ATGTTCACCGACGATTATTTTATGAAAATGGCTTTTCAGGAAGCACAGCTTGCTTTGGAAAAAGATGAAGTTCCGATTGGATGTGTCATCGTTTCCAACAATAGAGTCATTGCAAAATCCCATAATTTGACAGAAACGCTGAACGATGTCACCGCGCACGCAGAAATGCAAGCGATCACTTCCGGGGCGAATTTTCTCGGCGGGAAATATCTTCAGAATTGTACAATGTATGTCACTTTGGAGCCTTGCGTGATGTGCGCTGGTGCGCTCAGTTGGTCTCAAATCACGAAAGTTGTGATTGGCGCAAGAGATGAGCAACGAGGTTTCATTAATAAAGGTTTATCGCTACATCCAAAGACGGAAGTCGTGACTGGAATTATGGAAAACGAATGTTCGGAAATCGTGAAAATGTTTTTTAAAAATAAAAGATAG